A single Lacerta agilis isolate rLacAgi1 chromosome 10, rLacAgi1.pri, whole genome shotgun sequence DNA region contains:
- the HMOX1 gene encoding heme oxygenase 1, whose amino-acid sequence MAQRSEGMSRDLSEALKESTKEVHAQAETTDFMMRFQKGQMSIHEFKLYLASLYYVYVALEKESERNKDNPVYAPVYFPNELNRRAALEEDLEYFYGPTWRKEIQCHEATQKYVDRLHHVGQYKPELLVAHAYTRYLGDLSGGQILKKIAQKMFHLPSTGEGLSFFNFPGVTNISKFKQLYRARMNSLPMDSATEERILEEAKRSFLLNIEVFKELQRLTSQGETTENLRLEEPKLDLRTRGFNRTHSPKESDRVQMRHQQMLPSTPLLRWALAIFFLATTVGVGLYVM is encoded by the exons ATGGCACAGCGCTCCGAAGG aATGTCTCGGGACCTGTCAGAAGCCCTGAAAGAAAGCACCAAAGAGGTGCATGCGCAGGCAGAGACCACAGATTTCATGATGCGTTTCCAGAAGGGGCAGATGTCAATTCATGAATTCAAG CTGTACCTGGCTTCTCTGTACTACGTCTATGTGGCCCTGGAGAAAGAGTCTGAGCGGAATAAGGACAACCCAGTCTATGCCCCTGTTTATTTCCCAAATGAGCTGAATCGCAGGGCAGCTTTGGAGGAAGACTTGGAGTATTTCTATGGGCCCACATGGAGGAAGGAGATCCAGTGTCACGAGGCAACTCAGAAATACGTGGACAGGCTACACCATGTGGGCCAGTACAAACCTGAGCTTCTGGTGGCCCATGCTTATACGCGTTACTTGGGAGATTTGTCCGGGGGTCAGATTCTGAAGAAGATTGCCCAGAAAATGTTCCATCTGCCCAGCACTGGAGAAGGGCTGTCGTTCTTCAACTTCCCTGGAGTCACCAACATCAGCAAGTTCAAGCAGCTGTATCGAGCGCGGATGAACAGTCTCCCCATGGACTCAGCTACTGAGGAGAGAATACTTGAGGAGGCCAAGAGATCTTTCCTGCTGAATATAGAA GTGTTCAAGGAGCTGCAGAGACTGACAAGCCAAGGGGAAACCACAGAAAACCTCCGCCTTGAGGAACCAAAACTAGACCTCCGCACAAGAGGATTCAACAGAACTCACA GTCCAAAGGAAAGTGATCGTGTGCAGATGAGGCATCAGCAGATGCTACCCAGCACGCCGCTCCTGCGTTGGGCTCTCGCCATCTTCTTCTTGGCAACAACAGTCGGTGTGGGCTTGTATGTCATGTGA